The genome window ACCCCCGAGCCCCCGGTGCCGCCGCGCCCACGTGTCGCCTTCCCGCCGCGCCGCCACCACGTGACCATCCGGGGCGTGGCTGGTCCCTGCGGAGTGACGGCGGGCTCGGCCAACCGCGCGCAGCACCGCCCCAGCGCCTGTCGCTGATTGGTAGTCGGGCGGGCCAGTGAGGTGGCGGGGCGGGCGCACAGCGAAGCAGCGGGGAGGCCGCGGCGGCAGCGAGGTAAGATGGCGGCGGCGCTGCCCGCCCCGAGCGGGGTGCGCGGAGCCCTTCGCCGCCACACCTGCGCGCTCCCCCGGGGTCCCGCCACCGCGCACCGGCCGGGAGGGGAGCGATTCTTCCCGTTCTCCGCTCCAACAGCGCCGCCCGGGCCCCGCTCGGGAGCGCCCCTCACGCCCGCTGCCCGCGGACAAAATGGCGGCGCCGGGGGAGCCGGGTGGGGCGAGTGCGcgtgcgcggggcgggcggcggagcACGTGCGTGGGGAGACCGGGGACCGGGAGCCGGGATGGACACCGGGATGGACACCGGGCTGAACCGGGATGTACCGGGATGGACACCGGGCTGAACCGGGATTGGACACTGGGATGTACCGGGATGGACACCGGGCTGAACCGGGATGGACACCGGGACGGGGATCAGATACTCAGGAGCTACGCTGGTGCCGTACTGGGAGGAGGGGGCCCCGCACTGGCACTGTACTGGGGGGGAGCGATCCCGCACTGGTGCTGTACTGGGAGGGAACGATCCTTCACTGGTGCTGTGCTGGGAGGATGGGACCCCGCACTGGTGCTGTACTGGGAGGGAGCGATCCCGCACTGGTGCTGTACTGAGAGGAGGGGACCCTGCACTGGTGCTGTACTGGGAGGGAACGATCCTGCActgggccctgtggggctggggagcatTCCGGGGGGCCAAGACCGAAGGTTGGAGATGGTGCCCCCGAGGGCTGGGGTGCCCAGGACAGACGGGTCCGTACTGGGCGtgctggggcgggggggagcgCTGGGGTTGCTGTGCTGGGAGAGGGGCCGGGGGTCCCTGACTCCATGGGGCAGTGCCCATTGTGCCCACACCTCGGTGTGGGTGTCCCTGCCCGGGAGCTGAGGTGAGCGAGATGTGCTTCGTTATGTGCAGAAATGCTGCTGCAGACCTAAAATCCTTCAGACATTGgagataaaaatatttacagcaaCAACTTCATCTCCCACCTGTCCCCAGGAGACAAAGAGTTTTATTGGCAGAGGTGGCTCATTCTATTTATCAGtagtttctttccttccttttaacCGCTCTGTGTCTCCTGAGCAGGCGCTGCCATGAACAGGATTCGGATCCACGTTTTGCCGTCGAGCCGGGGCCGCCTGACGCCGGTGCCGCGGGCGCAGGAGCCGCTGGCGTGCGCCTTCAGCCAGCGCCCGTGCTCCCAGCCGCGCCTGGACGGCCAGGACTTCTGCATCAAGCACATCCTCGAGGACCGGAGCGCCCCGTTCAAGCAGTGCAGCTACGTCTCCACCAAGAACGGGCGGCGGTGTCCGAACGCCGCGCCCAAACCGGAGAAGAAGGATGGGTGAGTGGCTCCGTGTTTCTAATTAAAAGGGGCAGGAGAGGGTCCTTCATTTGGCTGCTGCGCTTGCGTAACTCAGactctttctccctctttctgaAGTGTTTTTAAGTTAAATAAAGAGTATGTGAGCATTGTGCTCTGTGTGGAGTTGCCGGTCTGCGGTGACCCGGATCCTTTATCAGGGCCCAGGTTTAATGGCTCGCTGTCCGGCCTCGTGGTCGATGCTCAGCACACACGCTCTGCCCTTGTGTTCCGCGGACTCGATGACCTGGTTGTGCGTCTTGTTCTCTGACGCGTGTTAAATGCTCTGGCTGTGCGGGTGGAAGGGCCTGTAACGCTTATCGATAGCCAGTGAGTGCGTCAGCGCCGTTTCGCTTACGGGAGCGCTGACCCGGTTTTTGCTCTCCGAGGCTATGGGGATGTGGACACTCGGGTCTTGGTCCCTCTGCCATCAAAGGGATCCGCTCAGCGTGGAAACCGAGCGTCCCGCGTGGACGTTGGGATGCAGAATCACCTCAGTCAAAAGCTCTTTGCTCTCCCAGCTCCTGTGGCCACCGGCGCCACTGCCAGAAGTGACATTGACGTGTGCTACGCTGGGCCCTGGCGTTTCCGAGCCGTCCTGGCTGCGTGTGGTCGCATTTGCTGCGAGATTCGGGGATGTGCTTTCCAGGCACTGTTTCTCACTGTGTTGCTTGTTCGTTCTGCTGCCCGAGGGCCCGGAGCCGTAACGAGCCCGTGGTTTGTTCCCGCAGTGTGTCGTTCTGCGCGGAGCATGCCCGGCGGAACGCGCTGGCGCTCCAGGCTCAGATGAAGAAGTCCAACCCGGGGCCTGTCAGCGAGACGCTCCTGTGCCAGCTCAGCTCGTACGCCAGGCCGGAGCTGGGCGCCCAGAGCGCCGAGAGCAGCCGCAGCGAGGCCAGTCGCATCCTGGGTAAGGATTGGAAGCCAAAACCTGTGAGGGAGGACCTGGAGTTCTCCATTCTGTGTAGAAATATCACTTCTTAAATCCAGCGAAGACAGGGGGTCGTGGGACTGTGTTCTGCAAGCCCTGCAGTGTCTTGTGTGTTCCTCACTGGACAAGTCGCTCTGCCAGACCCGAATCCCGCAGGTTTTCGTTCTTGCAGTCGCAGAATGGAAACGTGAGCTGGATTCGCGCTGTGCTGGTTTGTGTCCAGCGGTGCCCGTCAAACCAGCCGGCACTTCGTGGTTCTTGGGTAGGCAGGAGCcatcaaatcacagaatagtttgggttgaagggaccttcagatgTCACCTTAtccaccatgagcagggacatcttcagcagctcatgttgctcagagccccgtccagcctggcctgggatgtctccagggatggttcatccaccacctctctggccaacctgagccaggctctcaccaccctcagggccaacagttCCCTTTtacccagcctgaatctcctcttgcTCCACAGGAGTTGTGTGTCGTGTCCACACAGGTTTCCCTTTGCTTTTCCATGTCTCCCGCTCACACTGCACCGGGGAGAAGTTTCTCCTGGCAAGAAACTGCTTGAGTGGTGGAGCTGagctcccactgtccccatttGTCCAGCATGGGGACGTGGGGCCGTGTCCTGTCGCTCAGAGCGACTTGTCTTTGCAGACGAGGACAGCTGGAGCGACGGCGAGCAGGACCCGCTCACGGTGGAGCAGACGTGGCGGGGGGACCCGGACAGCGAGGCCGACAGCATCGACAGTGACCAGGAGGATCCCTTGAAGTgagttgggtgctggtggctgcagattgcacacacacacacacacacacacgtacgtGTAGCCTGTGGATCGTTCTGAACCATGTGCTGCCAGAGGAGGTGGCAGTTCCGTTAACGAGGCGATGTTATTAATGAGGTTCTGCCTTGTGAATTGCTCGGTGTGAATGCTCATGGACCTGGTGGTTCCTCTGGGAAGCGTTTGGCAGTTCAGTGGTCTCTGGGTGATATCTTAAATCCGTAAAAAacagtacagggtgtttcaaaaagatggagccTGCTTGGAATCGCAACACAAGGTGTTTTGGGGTCTGTCtttttagaatcattttggttgaaagagacccttgagatcatggggtccaaccataacccacccctggcactgccccaagtcctgagaacctcatgtccgtctgtccaaccctccagggatggtggctccagcactgccctgggcagcctgttcaatgccccacagccctttggggaagaaattattcctaaaacaccctgtatttctgcTCACCCGTGGATCTGTTCATCCAGCCCGTGTGTCTGATCGCGTCCATGTCACTCAGTGGGGGTGCAGCCCCGAGGGACCCTCCGCAAGGTCCCCGTGCGGTGTTTTCCAGGCACGCTGGCGTGTACACGGCTGAGGAGGTGGCTCTGATCATGCGCGAGAAGCTCATCCGCCTGCAGTCTCTGTACATCGACCAGTTCAAGCGGCTCCAGCACCTGCTGAAGGAGAAGAAGCGCCGGTACCTGCACAGCCGCAAGGGAGAGCACGAGGCCATAGGCAAGTACCCATCCAGGCACTCACCGCTCACgtttctccttcctcccttctccaAAACTCATGCACAACTCCGTGGTTTTAATATTTGCCCTTTGTAAAGCGGATTTCTGAGCAGCACCGTCTTGTAAGGGTGAGAATTACCCCAGGTCTGAGTCTCGGTGTTCCTCTGGCCTCGTGCCCGGAGATCGGTATCGTCTGGGTTAGAAAGGCCGCCGGATTTCTTTGCTCTTCAAAGTTTGCGGCGCTGTCAGGAAATGAGACGACAAAGCTAATTCGGAGACAAAAGTGCTTTTTTTGTCTGGGATTTCCTGGTTTGGGGGGTTGATAAACAAAAGAATTGATTCATCTGTAAGGTCCTGTGTGTGTGGGCAGGAGTTGGGTGACATGGCCCTCCACAGCGTTTGTGCCTCGCTTGGGTTTCCCTGCGCAGAACGGAGCCCGAGTTCACGTTCAGCAGAGGTTGTACAAGCATCGAGCGCTAAAAACGCCTTCTCCGGCCTAGTCTTATAATAGCCCATCCTGGAAAATGGCATAATACGGCTCAGTCTTGAGTAAAAATAACTGTAAGTTGGGTACATAACAAT of Patagioenas fasciata isolate bPatFas1 chromosome 28, bPatFas1.hap1, whole genome shotgun sequence contains these proteins:
- the KANSL2 gene encoding KAT8 regulatory NSL complex subunit 2 isoform X3 → MDTGLNRDWTLGCTGMDTGLNRDGHRDGDQILRSYAGAAMNRIRIHVLPSSRGRLTPVPRAQEPLACAFSQRPCSQPRLDGQDFCIKHILEDRSAPFKQCSYVSTKNGRRCPNAAPKPEKKDGVSFCAEHARRNALALQAQMKKSNPGPVSETLLCQLSSYARPELGAQSAESSRSEASRILDEDSWSDGEQDPLTVEQTWRGDPDSEADSIDSDQEDPLKHAGVYTAEEVALIMREKLIRLQSLYIDQFKRLQHLLKEKKRRYLHSRKGEHEAIGNSLLTGPEGLMAKERENLKRLKCLRRYRQRYGVEALLHRQLRERRMLATDGAAQQAHTTRSSQRCLAFVNDVRCSNPSLPMTRHCLTHICQDANQTLFKPCQGSEEVPCNKPVPVSLAEEPCCPLHLRLPPQMYVPEQGPPGPAELDAAPAELYLSAAELQPSESLPLEFSDDLDVVGDGMQCPPSPLLFDPSLTLDQSLRDVPEAPIDILALEEPAHPGVPTERGGSSARGFSPLTGPAAELPAQACGAAANGSLEPASLS